In Marinobacter salsuginis, one DNA window encodes the following:
- a CDS encoding ABC transporter ATP-binding protein, with product MIELKNVTRRFGDAVAVDSINLTVETGEVCVLVGSSGCGKSTTLRMINQLLPHSEGEILVDGKDVTAMNPEQLRLNMGYVIQGTGLFPHWTVARNIAMVPQLLKWPREQIDERVHELLTLLDLDPAVHANKYPQQLSGGQAQRVGVARALAANPNILLMDEPFGALDAITRENLQLEMLRIQRQLKKTTVFVTHDIDEALRLASRIAVMDRGRIIQHDTPENILRRPASEFVENLVGKQDRGLKLMSLRSVRDLMQAYPQPRQPEPGADGLNEDDSLRVALSIMLWQNWNHVPVFNAEGQETGTITRERIIQEGA from the coding sequence ATGATCGAACTGAAAAACGTAACCCGCCGCTTCGGTGACGCCGTCGCCGTGGACAGCATCAATCTGACGGTCGAAACAGGAGAGGTTTGCGTGCTGGTGGGCAGCTCGGGCTGCGGCAAGTCCACCACCTTGCGGATGATCAACCAGTTGCTGCCCCACAGCGAGGGCGAGATTCTGGTGGACGGCAAGGATGTGACCGCCATGAACCCGGAGCAGCTGCGGCTGAACATGGGGTATGTCATCCAGGGCACCGGGCTGTTTCCGCACTGGACGGTGGCCCGCAACATAGCCATGGTGCCCCAGCTTCTGAAATGGCCACGGGAGCAGATCGACGAACGTGTTCATGAGCTGCTGACGCTGCTGGACCTTGACCCGGCCGTCCATGCCAACAAGTATCCCCAGCAACTGTCCGGCGGCCAGGCCCAACGGGTGGGGGTTGCCAGGGCACTGGCGGCCAATCCTAATATTCTGCTGATGGACGAACCCTTCGGTGCGCTGGATGCCATCACGCGCGAAAATCTGCAGCTGGAAATGCTGCGCATCCAGAGACAGTTGAAAAAAACCACGGTGTTCGTGACCCACGATATCGACGAGGCCCTGAGACTGGCGTCTCGCATCGCCGTTATGGACCGGGGCCGTATCATTCAGCACGACACGCCAGAGAACATCCTCCGCCGGCCGGCCTCCGAGTTTGTCGAGAATCTGGTGGGCAAGCAGGACCGGGGACTAAAACTGATGAGCCTGCGCAGCGTGCGTGACCTGATGCAAGCATACCCACAGCCGAGGCAACCGGAACCCGGAGCCGATGGTCTCAACGAAGACGACAGTCTGCGGGTGGCGCTGTCGATCATGCTCTGGCAGAACTGGAACCATGTGCCCGTGTTCAATGCCGAGGGCCAGGAAACCGGAACCATCACGCGCGAACGCATTATCCAGGAAGGTGCCTGA